A window of the Salipiger sp. H15 genome harbors these coding sequences:
- a CDS encoding TRAP transporter large permease gives MTEAGILIFMFVLIAVGMPIAFSILGAALLGVFMLNGELGFLNAALSLYDGATSFPLIAIPLFILAGALMNTGGISTRLIAFVSAMIGFVRGGLAMVNVGVSMFFAEISGSAVADVAATGSVLIPAMKQKGYSPRLAAAITSSSASLAIIIPPSIPMILYGAMSDTSVVKLFVAGIVPGVLGGGLLMALCYYMARRYDLPRDEAFSLRRLGETAKEASWALILPVVILGGIFGGVVTATEGAAIAVVAALFIGVFIYREIDLRHLYRALVDGVLQTSVVMLMVAASAVLGLYLTETEMPQRLAAGITQITTNPLAVLMIINLFLLFVGMVLHGAAAIILTVPVFMPLVHELGIDPIQFGILLTLNIALGQQTPPVASVLITSCSIARTDVWRTSVTNLPFVGVLVLVLLLVTYVPAVSLSLVDLVYGQ, from the coding sequence ATGACCGAAGCCGGTATCCTGATCTTCATGTTCGTGCTGATCGCGGTCGGCATGCCCATCGCCTTCTCGATTCTCGGGGCGGCGCTGCTGGGGGTCTTCATGCTCAACGGCGAGCTCGGGTTCCTGAACGCCGCGCTGTCGCTCTACGATGGGGCCACGAGCTTCCCGCTGATCGCCATCCCGCTCTTCATCCTCGCCGGCGCGCTGATGAACACCGGCGGCATCTCGACCCGGCTCATCGCCTTCGTCTCGGCGATGATCGGCTTCGTGCGCGGCGGGCTCGCCATGGTCAACGTCGGCGTGTCGATGTTCTTTGCCGAGATCTCCGGCTCGGCCGTGGCCGACGTGGCCGCGACCGGCTCGGTGCTGATCCCGGCGATGAAGCAGAAGGGCTACAGCCCGCGCCTCGCGGCGGCGATCACCTCGTCCTCGGCCTCGCTGGCGATCATCATCCCGCCGTCGATCCCGATGATCCTCTACGGCGCCATGTCCGACACCTCGGTGGTCAAGCTCTTCGTGGCGGGCATCGTGCCGGGCGTGCTGGGCGGCGGGCTCTTGATGGCGCTCTGCTACTACATGGCGCGGCGCTACGACCTGCCGCGCGACGAAGCCTTCTCGCTGCGCCGCCTCGGCGAAACCGCGAAGGAGGCGTCCTGGGCGCTGATCCTGCCGGTGGTGATCCTCGGCGGCATCTTCGGCGGCGTGGTGACGGCAACCGAGGGCGCGGCGATCGCGGTGGTGGCGGCGCTCTTCATCGGTGTCTTCATCTACCGCGAGATCGACCTGCGCCACCTCTACCGCGCGCTGGTGGACGGGGTGCTGCAGACCTCGGTGGTGATGCTGATGGTGGCCGCCTCGGCGGTGCTCGGCCTCTACCTGACCGAGACCGAGATGCCGCAGCGGCTGGCCGCGGGCATCACCCAGATCACCACCAACCCGCTTGCCGTGCTGATGATCATCAACCTCTTCCTGCTCTTCGTGGGCATGGTGCTGCACGGTGCCGCGGCGATCATCCTGACGGTGCCGGTCTTCATGCCGCTGGTGCATGAGCTTGGCATCGATCCCATCCAGTTCGGTATTCTGCTGACGCTGAATATCGCGCTTGGCCAGCAGACCCCGCCGGTCGCGAGCGTATTGATCACCTCCTGTTCGATCGCGCGCACCGACGTGTGGCGGACCTCGGTCACCAACCTGCCCTTCGTGGGCGTGCTGGTGCTGGTGCTGCTGCTCGTCACCTACGTGCCGGCGGTATCTCTCTCGCTGGTGGACCTCGTCTACGGACAGTGA
- a CDS encoding acetamidase/formamidase family protein encodes MTHHQLAATPQTVHWGRFWSDLPPVMTVAPGDRVTIQTFSGREELLPAEGSGMTVAPELREILAAGLPRVAHLLTGPVAIEGAMPGDVLKVEIERIELGADWGFNLVRPASGTLPGEFPVSQKALSLIPIDRDAKTCRLPWGATLPLAPFFGVMGVAPAPEWGEITSIQPRLHGGNMDLKLLTEGATLYLAVQAEGALFSCGDGHGCQGDGEVCITALETALTGTFRFDLLKAGTSAIDHPRAETRDELISMGFHASLDTALQIALRQMIAMIRERVGITETEAYQLCSLAADFAVTQSVNQEKGVHGRLRKAILETGRVGG; translated from the coding sequence ATGACCCATCACCAGCTTGCCGCCACCCCGCAGACCGTCCACTGGGGCCGCTTCTGGTCCGACCTGCCGCCGGTGATGACCGTGGCCCCGGGCGACCGGGTGACGATCCAGACCTTCTCGGGCCGCGAGGAGCTGCTGCCGGCCGAGGGTTCGGGCATGACCGTCGCGCCCGAGCTGCGCGAGATCCTCGCCGCCGGCCTGCCGCGCGTCGCGCACCTGCTGACCGGGCCGGTGGCGATCGAGGGCGCCATGCCCGGCGACGTGCTGAAGGTCGAGATCGAGCGCATCGAGCTGGGCGCCGACTGGGGCTTCAACCTCGTGCGCCCCGCCTCGGGCACGCTTCCAGGCGAGTTCCCGGTCTCGCAGAAGGCGCTCTCGCTCATCCCCATCGACCGCGACGCGAAGACCTGCCGCCTGCCCTGGGGCGCGACGCTGCCGCTCGCGCCCTTCTTCGGCGTCATGGGCGTCGCCCCCGCGCCCGAGTGGGGAGAGATCACCTCGATCCAGCCGCGGCTGCACGGCGGCAACATGGACCTCAAGCTGCTGACCGAGGGCGCGACGCTCTACCTGGCGGTGCAGGCCGAGGGGGCGCTCTTCTCCTGCGGCGACGGGCATGGCTGCCAGGGCGACGGCGAGGTCTGCATCACCGCGCTCGAGACCGCGCTCACCGGCACCTTCCGGTTTGACTTGCTGAAGGCCGGGACAAGCGCAATCGACCATCCGCGCGCCGAGACCAGGGATGAGCTTATCTCGATGGGCTTCCACGCCAGCCTCGACACCGCGCTGCAGATCGCCCTGCGCCAGATGATCGCGATGATCCGCGAGCGGGTGGGGATCACCGAGACCGAGGCCTACCAGCTCTGCTCGCTGGCGGCGGATTTCGCCGTCACCCAGTCGGTGAACCAAGAGAAGGGCGTACACGGGCGGCTGCGCAAGGCGATCCTCGAGACCGGCCGCGTCGGCGGCTGA
- a CDS encoding GntR family transcriptional regulator, producing MIQPQPRPSEIAVSAHERVYRGLRQRIMLGQIAPGQALTLRGIGREFDVSMTPAREAINRLVAEGALSMSSSGRVSTPELSNERIEELAALRALIEVELASRALPRAHMALIDRLQTINGTISEMIQARDAVGYIRTNLEFHRTLYLRAQAPAMLAMTETVWLQLGPTMRKLYGRLRRTEAPQYHRLIIAALKAGDEPGLRLAVRSDVTQGLRMLAA from the coding sequence ATGATCCAGCCCCAGCCCCGCCCGTCCGAAATTGCCGTCTCCGCCCATGAACGCGTCTACCGCGGGCTGCGCCAGCGCATCATGCTGGGGCAGATCGCGCCCGGGCAGGCGCTGACCCTGCGCGGCATCGGCCGCGAGTTCGACGTCTCGATGACCCCCGCGCGCGAGGCGATCAACCGTCTCGTGGCCGAGGGCGCGCTGTCGATGTCCTCCTCGGGCCGGGTCTCGACCCCCGAGCTCTCGAACGAGCGGATCGAGGAGCTGGCGGCGCTGCGCGCGCTGATCGAGGTGGAACTCGCCTCGCGTGCGCTGCCGCGGGCGCACATGGCGCTGATCGACCGGCTGCAGACGATCAACGGCACCATCTCCGAGATGATCCAGGCGCGCGACGCGGTGGGCTACATCCGCACCAACCTCGAGTTCCACCGCACGCTCTACCTGCGCGCGCAGGCGCCCGCGATGCTCGCCATGACCGAGACCGTCTGGCTGCAGCTCGGCCCCACCATGCGCAAGCTCTACGGCCGCCTGCGCCGCACCGAGGCGCCGCAATATCACCGGCTGATCATCGCCGCGCTGAAGGCCGGGGACGAGCCCGGGCTGCGCCTCGCGGTGCGCTCTGACGTGACGCAGGGGCTGCGGATGCTCGCCGCCTGA
- a CDS encoding LysE family translocator, which produces MPDLSTLLIFAAAALALAATPGPDMLLIASRSAAQGRAAGFATWAGIAVGTYCHALAAALGLSQLFVAVPTAYDIVRYAGAAYLLYLAWTAFRARAQSDDPAPVRRRSQSARGLFRQGLLTNLLNPKMAIFVLALFPQFVAPQSGSVAVQIMVLATILNVVGFFVNGAVVIAASRVSGALAKSGRRTRLSQYVLGTVFAGLAARLAFDAQR; this is translated from the coding sequence ATGCCGGACCTGTCCACCTTGCTGATCTTCGCCGCCGCGGCGCTTGCCCTTGCGGCGACCCCCGGCCCGGACATGCTCCTCATCGCGTCGCGCAGTGCCGCCCAAGGCCGGGCCGCGGGCTTTGCGACCTGGGCGGGAATCGCCGTGGGGACCTATTGCCATGCGCTTGCCGCGGCGCTCGGGCTGTCGCAGCTGTTCGTGGCGGTGCCGACGGCCTATGACATCGTCCGCTACGCCGGGGCGGCCTACCTGCTCTACCTGGCCTGGACCGCCTTCAGGGCCAGGGCGCAGAGCGACGACCCGGCGCCCGTCCGGCGCAGGTCCCAGTCCGCGCGCGGGCTGTTCCGGCAGGGCCTGCTGACCAATCTGCTCAATCCCAAGATGGCCATCTTCGTGCTGGCCCTGTTTCCGCAATTCGTCGCGCCGCAGTCGGGCTCCGTCGCCGTGCAGATCATGGTCCTCGCAACCATCCTCAACGTCGTGGGCTTCTTCGTGAACGGCGCCGTGGTCATCGCGGCCAGCCGCGTCAGCGGCGCGCTCGCGAAGAGCGGCAGGAGGACGCGGCTCTCGCAATATGTCCTCGGAACCGTCTTCGCGGGGCTGGCCGCAAGACTGGCCTTCGACGCGCAGCGCTAA
- a CDS encoding DUF1206 domain-containing protein yields MSLADSLSLTPDSRRARRLEDVNPEDFAWSIPIMRAGYAGRGLVYLVVAGVSLWSILHGGQAEGTSEAMQRLQGGWGTAVIVLIALGMLAYAVWRLVDSIWDLEAYGRGAKGLVARAGMLVTGAAHLGIGALAVTLLIGRSGGSSGRQMLDSVLQGPGGQLAVGAAGLLTIGAGGYYLVKAVKEEYRDHLRANRFTTHMNGALKAGLAAQGVVIGIIGALVCYAALHANASEAGGLGTAFDWLQGQVYGQVLVGLLCLGLLGFALFCFVNAGYRIIPKAADHGIESLGARLRAAAANAAG; encoded by the coding sequence ATGTCCCTCGCCGACTCCCTCTCGCTCACCCCCGACTCGCGCCGGGCCCGCCGGCTCGAGGACGTGAACCCCGAGGATTTCGCCTGGTCGATCCCGATCATGCGCGCCGGCTACGCCGGGCGCGGCCTCGTCTACCTCGTCGTGGCAGGGGTCTCGCTCTGGTCGATCCTGCACGGCGGCCAGGCCGAGGGCACCTCGGAGGCGATGCAGCGCCTGCAGGGCGGCTGGGGCACGGCGGTGATCGTGCTGATCGCGCTCGGGATGCTGGCCTACGCGGTCTGGCGGCTGGTCGACAGCATCTGGGATCTCGAGGCCTATGGCCGCGGCGCCAAGGGGCTCGTGGCCCGCGCCGGAATGCTGGTGACCGGGGCGGCGCATCTCGGCATCGGCGCACTTGCCGTCACGCTGCTGATCGGCCGCAGCGGCGGCAGCAGCGGCCGCCAGATGCTCGACAGCGTGCTGCAGGGCCCCGGCGGGCAGCTTGCCGTCGGCGCGGCAGGGCTGCTGACGATCGGGGCAGGGGGCTACTACCTCGTGAAGGCGGTGAAGGAGGAATACCGCGACCACCTGCGCGCCAACCGCTTCACCACCCATATGAACGGCGCACTGAAGGCGGGTCTCGCGGCGCAGGGCGTGGTGATCGGCATCATCGGCGCGCTGGTCTGCTACGCCGCGCTGCACGCCAATGCCTCCGAGGCGGGCGGGCTCGGCACCGCCTTCGACTGGCTGCAGGGGCAGGTCTACGGACAGGTGCTGGTCGGGCTGCTCTGCCTCGGGCTGCTCGGTTTCGCGCTCTTCTGCTTCGTGAACGCGGGCTACCGCATCATCCCCAAGGCCGCCGACCACGGCATCGAGTCGCTCGGCGCCCGCCTGCGCGCGGCGGCGGCAAATGCGGCGGGCTGA
- a CDS encoding 4-hydroxythreonine-4-phosphate dehydrogenase PdxA, whose translation MRVALAIGDAAGVGPELAAKMVADAQANLGDLIVIGDARLLAKGAQVAGVTIDLPVISTADLARPLPAGSVLLDLGNCDPAAVPPGKSSQAGGRASLQNFATALLLGKAGIANVVAFTPFNKHSMRLARPSYVDEIGFVDAVTQAEQSGREFNVLDEVWNARVTSHIPLSKVASTITTERVASSLKLTSDVMTAAGIPNPRIGVAALNPHAGDGGNFGHEDDEIIAPAIEIARSQGIDVTGPVPSDTVFVRAIKGGEFDAVMTMYHDQGQIAMKLVGFDRGVTLIAGYPFPIVTPAHGTAFDIAGLGRADTGATFNAIALGRKLAGLQPRPPATEEDRQHAAGAIAALTEPEVLAG comes from the coding sequence ATGCGAGTCGCATTGGCGATCGGGGATGCCGCGGGGGTCGGGCCTGAACTGGCCGCGAAGATGGTGGCGGACGCGCAGGCGAACCTTGGCGACCTGATCGTCATCGGGGATGCACGGCTGCTGGCGAAGGGTGCGCAAGTTGCGGGGGTGACGATCGACCTGCCGGTGATCTCCACCGCGGATCTCGCAAGGCCCCTGCCCGCCGGATCGGTGCTTCTGGACCTCGGCAACTGCGATCCCGCGGCGGTGCCGCCGGGCAAGTCCTCGCAGGCCGGCGGCCGCGCCTCGCTGCAGAACTTCGCCACGGCGCTGCTGCTCGGCAAGGCCGGGATCGCGAATGTCGTCGCCTTCACCCCGTTCAACAAGCACTCCATGCGGCTCGCCCGCCCCTCCTACGTGGACGAGATCGGCTTCGTCGACGCGGTCACGCAGGCCGAGCAGTCGGGCCGCGAGTTCAACGTGCTCGACGAGGTGTGGAACGCCCGCGTGACCTCGCACATCCCGCTGAGCAAGGTGGCAAGCACCATCACCACCGAGCGTGTCGCCAGCAGCCTGAAGCTGACCTCGGACGTGATGACCGCCGCAGGCATCCCGAACCCGCGCATCGGCGTGGCCGCGCTCAACCCCCATGCCGGGGACGGCGGCAATTTCGGCCACGAGGATGACGAGATCATCGCACCCGCGATCGAGATCGCGCGGTCGCAGGGCATTGACGTGACCGGCCCGGTCCCCTCGGATACCGTCTTCGTGCGGGCCATCAAGGGGGGCGAGTTCGACGCGGTGATGACCATGTACCACGACCAGGGGCAGATCGCGATGAAGCTGGTCGGCTTCGACAGGGGGGTGACGCTGATCGCGGGCTACCCCTTCCCGATCGTGACCCCGGCCCATGGCACCGCCTTCGACATCGCGGGTTTGGGCCGCGCCGACACCGGCGCCACGTTCAACGCCATCGCTCTCGGCCGCAAGCTGGCCGGGCTGCAGCCCCGTCCGCCAGCCACGGAGGAGGACCGCCAGCACGCGGCCGGGGCCATCGCGGCGCTCACCGAACCGGAGGTTCTGGCCGGCTGA
- a CDS encoding LysE family translocator, with product MTQDLLLALATFAFVTVISPGPNNLMLLASGANFGLARSVPHMLGVALGFPAMVLLVGLGAMRVFEAFPAARGALTVLSVLYMLWLAWKIAHAAAPGEAAAGARPMSFLQAAAFQWVNPKAWSMALGAITLYAVSRDLPAVLLVSGTYVAMGAISTTTWTVLGGSLRRVLTNPARLRLFNWSMAALLLASMLPVLLG from the coding sequence ATGACACAGGATCTTCTGCTGGCCCTCGCCACCTTCGCCTTCGTCACGGTGATCTCGCCGGGGCCGAACAACCTCATGCTGCTCGCCTCCGGCGCCAACTTCGGCCTCGCGCGGAGCGTGCCGCACATGCTGGGCGTGGCGCTCGGCTTTCCGGCCATGGTGCTGCTGGTGGGGCTCGGCGCGATGCGCGTCTTCGAGGCCTTCCCGGCGGCGCGCGGCGCGCTGACCGTGCTGTCGGTGCTCTACATGCTCTGGCTGGCCTGGAAGATCGCCCATGCCGCCGCGCCCGGAGAGGCGGCGGCCGGGGCCCGGCCGATGAGCTTCCTGCAGGCGGCGGCCTTCCAGTGGGTCAACCCCAAGGCCTGGTCGATGGCGCTGGGGGCGATCACGCTCTACGCGGTGAGCCGCGACCTGCCGGCGGTGCTGCTGGTCTCGGGCACCTACGTCGCGATGGGCGCGATCTCGACCACCACCTGGACAGTGCTGGGCGGCAGCCTGCGCCGGGTGCTGACCAATCCGGCGCGTCTGCGGCTCTTCAACTGGAGCATGGCGGCGCTGCTGCTGGCCTCGATGCTGCCGGTCCTGCTGGGCTGA
- a CDS encoding TRAP transporter substrate-binding protein encodes MELKHIALIGAVAVTLQAAPALAQTEIIFGLSAADGSLQDQTAEEFARRANEKLGDKAVVKVFDSSQLGKDKDMLQKIKLGTMHITLPSSTMPEIAPEYALFDLPFLVADRAHLARIDEALFESVLKPAAEAKGYKPLAIWENGFRQITNSKHPVTTPADLDGLKIRTPNSSWRVAMFQQYGANPTPMPFSELFVALQTGVVDGQENPMTNIYGGKLNEVQKYLSLSNHVYSPAYPTVGVKAFEKLDPEVQKIIEETAQEVALWAREQGEAEDADLVGKLEAGGLEVNKTDRDAFVEASKPIYEKFAAEVPGGQEMIDKALSLADGSGS; translated from the coding sequence TTGGAACTCAAGCATATCGCACTGATCGGCGCCGTCGCCGTCACGCTGCAGGCCGCGCCCGCGCTGGCACAGACAGAGATCATCTTCGGGCTCAGCGCCGCCGACGGCTCGCTGCAGGACCAGACCGCCGAGGAATTCGCCCGCCGCGCCAATGAAAAGCTCGGCGACAAGGCGGTGGTGAAGGTCTTTGACAGCTCGCAGCTGGGCAAGGACAAGGACATGCTGCAGAAGATCAAGCTGGGCACGATGCACATCACCCTGCCCAGCTCGACCATGCCCGAGATCGCGCCGGAATACGCGCTCTTCGACCTGCCCTTCCTCGTCGCCGACCGCGCGCATCTTGCCCGGATCGACGAGGCGCTGTTCGAGAGCGTGCTGAAGCCCGCCGCCGAGGCCAAGGGCTACAAGCCGCTGGCGATCTGGGAGAACGGCTTCCGCCAGATCACCAACTCCAAGCACCCGGTCACCACGCCCGCCGATCTCGACGGGCTGAAGATCCGCACGCCGAATTCCAGCTGGCGCGTCGCGATGTTCCAGCAATACGGCGCCAACCCGACGCCGATGCCCTTCTCGGAACTCTTCGTCGCGTTGCAGACCGGCGTGGTCGACGGGCAGGAGAACCCGATGACCAACATCTACGGCGGCAAGCTCAACGAGGTGCAGAAGTACCTGTCGCTGTCGAACCATGTCTATTCCCCGGCCTATCCGACCGTCGGCGTGAAGGCCTTCGAGAAGCTCGACCCCGAGGTGCAAAAGATCATCGAGGAGACCGCGCAGGAGGTTGCCCTCTGGGCGCGCGAGCAGGGCGAGGCCGAGGACGCTGACCTGGTGGGCAAGCTCGAGGCCGGCGGGCTCGAGGTCAACAAGACCGACCGCGACGCCTTCGTCGAGGCCTCCAAGCCGATCTACGAGAAGTTCGCGGCCGAGGTGCCGGGCGGTCAGGAGATGATCGACAAGGCGCTCTCGCTCGCCGATGGCTCGGGCTCCTGA
- a CDS encoding TIGR02300 family protein: MPKEEWGTKRVCPTTGKRFYDLNKDPIVSPYTGEVLQLDTGKRTMLSADQPDGAPRRAQTENADDVDLLDDDVEVELDDDDVLDDDEDDNVSLDEIHDVPGDDDE, from the coding sequence ATGCCCAAAGAAGAATGGGGCACGAAACGCGTCTGCCCGACCACCGGGAAGCGTTTCTACGACCTGAACAAGGATCCGATCGTCTCGCCGTACACCGGTGAGGTGCTGCAACTCGACACCGGCAAGCGCACCATGCTGTCGGCCGACCAGCCGGATGGCGCTCCGCGTCGTGCCCAGACCGAGAATGCCGATGACGTCGATCTGCTGGATGATGATGTCGAGGTCGAACTCGATGACGATGATGTTCTCGACGATGACGAGGACGACAACGTCTCGCTCGACGAGATCCATGACGTCCCCGGGGATGACGACGAGTAA
- a CDS encoding acetyl-CoA carboxylase carboxyltransferase subunit alpha, with protein MTHYLDFEKPLAEIEGKAEELRAMARKNEEMHVEDEAAALDRKADELLKDLYKKLTPWRKCQVARHPDRPHCKDYIEALFTEFTPLAGDRGFADDHAVMGGLARFNDRPVVVIGHEKGNDTQTRIERNFGMARPEGYRKAIRLMEMADKFGLPVITLVDTPGAYPGKGAEERGQSEAIARSTEKCLQIGVPLVTVIIGEGGSGGAVAFATANRVAMLEHSVYSVISPEGCASILWKDAEKMREAAEALRLTAQDLLKLGVADKVIPEPLGGAHRAPATAIEAVGKNIAAMLEEMDGMKPKELVKARREKFLSMGSKGLAA; from the coding sequence ATGACGCATTATCTCGACTTTGAAAAACCCCTCGCCGAGATCGAAGGCAAGGCGGAAGAACTGCGCGCCATGGCGCGGAAGAACGAAGAGATGCATGTGGAGGACGAGGCCGCCGCGCTCGACCGCAAGGCGGACGAGCTGCTCAAGGACCTCTACAAGAAGCTGACGCCCTGGCGGAAGTGCCAGGTGGCGCGGCATCCCGACCGTCCCCACTGCAAGGATTACATCGAAGCCCTGTTCACCGAGTTCACGCCGCTCGCCGGCGATCGCGGCTTTGCCGACGACCACGCGGTGATGGGCGGGCTCGCGCGGTTCAACGACCGCCCGGTGGTGGTGATCGGCCACGAGAAGGGCAACGACACCCAGACCCGCATCGAGCGCAACTTCGGCATGGCCCGCCCCGAGGGCTACCGCAAGGCGATCCGGCTGATGGAAATGGCCGACAAGTTCGGCCTGCCGGTGATCACCCTCGTCGACACGCCCGGCGCCTACCCGGGCAAGGGCGCGGAAGAGCGCGGCCAGTCCGAGGCGATCGCCCGCTCGACCGAGAAATGCCTGCAGATCGGCGTGCCGCTGGTGACCGTGATCATCGGCGAGGGCGGATCGGGCGGCGCCGTGGCCTTCGCCACCGCGAACCGCGTCGCGATGCTCGAGCATTCGGTCTATTCGGTGATCTCGCCCGAGGGCTGCGCCTCGATCCTGTGGAAGGACGCCGAGAAGATGCGCGAGGCCGCCGAGGCGCTGCGCCTCACCGCGCAGGACCTGCTGAAGCTGGGCGTCGCCGACAAGGTGATCCCCGAACCGCTCGGCGGCGCGCACCGCGCCCCGGCGACCGCCATCGAGGCCGTCGGCAAGAACATCGCCGCCATGCTCGAGGAGATGGACGGGATGAAGCCCAAGGAGCTGGTCAAGGCGCGCCGCGAGAAGTTCCTGTCGATGGGCTCGAAAGGCCTCGCCGCCTGA
- a CDS encoding TRAP transporter small permease subunit gives MLSRPTRWLDLFLQIATIAMIVALAVVVLLGVLFRYSGQSLIWYDEVAAALLAWITFTGAALAVVRNSHMGFNGLMFGLPGAGRFVLFGLVELLFLAICLIIAWASWAILEIFGDEVMTTVRFVPRAVLQGILPVSFGLMAIGRVLTLPERLQAVRDGVDPDTAEIEHEIARAEAELAHVRKEATQ, from the coding sequence TTGCTGTCCCGTCCCACCCGCTGGCTCGACCTGTTCCTGCAGATCGCCACCATCGCGATGATCGTCGCCCTTGCGGTGGTCGTCCTTCTGGGCGTCCTCTTCCGCTACAGCGGCCAGTCGCTGATCTGGTACGACGAGGTCGCCGCGGCGCTCCTCGCCTGGATCACCTTCACCGGGGCCGCGCTGGCCGTGGTGCGCAATTCCCACATGGGCTTCAACGGGCTGATGTTCGGCCTGCCCGGCGCCGGGCGCTTCGTGCTCTTCGGCCTCGTCGAGCTGCTGTTCCTCGCCATCTGCCTGATCATCGCCTGGGCCAGCTGGGCGATCCTCGAGATCTTCGGCGACGAGGTGATGACCACGGTCCGCTTCGTGCCGCGTGCCGTGCTGCAGGGCATCCTGCCCGTGAGCTTCGGCCTGATGGCGATCGGCCGCGTGCTGACCCTGCCCGAGCGGCTGCAGGCGGTGCGCGACGGCGTCGACCCCGACACCGCCGAGATCGAACACGAGATCGCCCGCGCCGAGGCGGAACTGGCGCATGTCCGCAAGGAGGCCACCCAATGA
- a CDS encoding GntR family transcriptional regulator, which produces MDLSSASAMPLQIKKESLHDQVANRIRDLIIEGYLEPGSRIDEVQLLEQLGVSRTPFREALRTLAAEGLIVIQPSRGATVRKLSPQDVFSMLEVLGHLEKLAGQTACARASDADIAAMRALHEEMLAHYRRRDRLPYYKLNQEFHSRLALLSGNETLQEIQQNIQGRLKRIRFVGNGTEDYWADAVAEHEEMIAALEARDGDRLGEVMSRHLTNTWDRVKASL; this is translated from the coding sequence ATGGACCTGTCTTCAGCTTCGGCCATGCCATTGCAGATCAAGAAGGAATCCCTGCACGATCAGGTCGCGAACCGGATCCGGGATCTCATCATCGAGGGCTACCTCGAGCCCGGCAGCCGCATCGACGAGGTGCAGCTGCTCGAACAGCTGGGCGTGTCGCGCACGCCGTTCCGCGAGGCGCTGCGCACGCTCGCGGCCGAGGGGCTGATCGTCATCCAGCCCTCGCGCGGGGCAACCGTGCGCAAGCTCTCGCCGCAGGACGTGTTCTCGATGCTCGAGGTGCTGGGGCATCTGGAAAAGCTGGCCGGGCAGACCGCCTGCGCCCGCGCGAGCGACGCCGACATCGCCGCCATGCGGGCGCTGCACGAGGAGATGCTGGCGCATTACCGCAGGCGCGACCGGCTGCCCTATTACAAGCTCAACCAGGAGTTCCACTCGCGGCTCGCGCTGCTTTCGGGCAACGAGACGCTGCAGGAGATCCAGCAGAACATCCAGGGACGGCTGAAGCGCATCCGCTTCGTCGGCAACGGCACCGAGGATTACTGGGCCGACGCTGTCGCCGAGCACGAGGAGATGATCGCGGCGCTCGAGGCGCGGGACGGCGACCGGCTCGGCGAGGTCATGTCGCGGCACCTGACCAACACCTGGGACCGGGTGAAGGCGTCGCTCTGA
- a CDS encoding SprT family zinc-dependent metalloprotease, with translation MGQITLPGNPPISVTLRRSAQARRLSLRLSQLDGRVTLTLPRRLPEAEAIGFLREKEGWLRGHLENRGADVRVGLGSRVPFEGALHEIRPGQGRGVRPRDGGLEVPGAPDQVPARLMGWLRAEARDRLAAASDRHAAALGLPYTRLTLRDTRSRWGSCTAEGGLMYSWRLVMAPPEVLDYVAAHEVAHLAEMNHSPDFWAVVERLYGDWRPARRWLQTEGASLHRYRFGD, from the coding sequence ATGGGGCAGATCACCCTTCCCGGCAACCCGCCGATCTCGGTCACCCTGCGCCGCTCGGCGCAGGCACGGCGCCTGTCGCTGCGCCTGTCGCAGCTTGACGGGCGCGTGACGCTGACCCTGCCGCGGCGGCTGCCCGAGGCGGAGGCGATCGGCTTCCTGCGCGAGAAGGAAGGCTGGCTGCGCGGCCACCTCGAAAACCGCGGCGCCGACGTGCGCGTCGGGCTCGGCAGCCGGGTGCCCTTCGAGGGCGCGCTGCACGAGATCCGGCCGGGGCAGGGGCGGGGGGTCCGCCCGCGCGACGGGGGCCTCGAGGTGCCCGGCGCGCCGGACCAGGTGCCCGCCCGGCTGATGGGCTGGCTGCGCGCCGAGGCGCGTGACCGGCTGGCCGCGGCCTCGGACCGCCATGCCGCCGCGCTGGGGCTGCCCTACACGCGGCTCACGCTGCGCGACACCCGCTCGCGCTGGGGCTCCTGCACCGCCGAGGGCGGGCTCATGTATTCCTGGCGGCTGGTCATGGCCCCGCCCGAGGTGCTCGACTACGTCGCCGCGCACGAGGTCGCCCACCTTGCCGAGATGAACCACTCGCCGGATTTCTGGGCGGTGGTCGAGCGGCTCTACGGCGACTGGCGCCCGGCGCGGCGCTGGCTGCAGACCGAGGGCGCCTCGCTGCACCGCTACCGTTTCGGCGATTGA